The Clostridium beijerinckii genomic sequence AAATTCCCTTTTCTTCCACTTTCCACACTTTAGGCTCATATAGCCACTTCATCTTATCTACTGACGAAGAATCATTTACTAAGTCAATAAAAACCTCTGAATCTTTTTCTAATATTTTATCATTTTTTATTATTATATCTGCCTTCGCCTTAGGGTTATCTATTGAAAAATGCTGTCTTTGAAGCCACATAAAATAATCTCCATAAAGATCTTTTTTATCTTCATCACTTCTTTCTATGGACGATGTAAAAGTACAATCCAACCATACTCTTATATCAAAATTAATATCTACAGTATTCTTAAATATTAATGCTCCCTCAACTATAACTATATCATTGCTTTTACATGCATTTTCAATTTCATTTTTTATTGAAGAAAAATCATAAGCATTTTCATAGTAATACTTAGATGGATTAATATTACTAAGAGATTCTTTTAATACATCTTGATTCTCCTCTAAAGAAATTGTATAAACATTATATTGGCCTTGGTATCTTTCTTTTAATTTATTAGCGAAAGTAGTTTTTCCACTTAAACTTATACCGCTAATACCAATTAACGCCCTCGAATTTTCTTTCACTTTTTCATTTATTAAAGAATATAATTTTTCCATAATTAATACATCAACTCCCTTAGTAATATTTCTTATTATATTTTAGCATATGAAATATAATAATAGATTAAATATGTCCTTCATATTTCGTGCCAGACAAATATGCAAATTCTGCTTATAGCCGATTTACTAGAAGAATTTACTGTCTCAGCATGATGCAAAATATGCAAGCATACTAGTCTAGTATTTTTTAGTTGTACCTTAATGTAGCTTTATAATAACTAATTATACTACATAATTATTTTCAGAAGTCCTCCTAAAATAATCCTCACATAAATCAATTGATTTATTTAACTTGACAAAATAAGGAATTAATATTATAAATATATATATAATAAATGTACTTATAATAAATATATATATATTAAAGGAGAGGTTAAAATGGAGTTAACATTCAAATTAGAAGTAAATGCACCTAAGGAAGCTATTTGGTCTTATTATGCTGATCTTGAAAAAAGACATATTTGGGAAGAAGATTTAGAAAGCATTAAATTTGATGGAGAATTACAAACAGGAACTACTGGTACAATGAAACTAGAGGGAATGCCAGAGATGTCTTTTACTCTTACTAATATCGTTCCTAATTGTTCTTATTGGGACAGAACTGATGTCCCTGGGGTTGGAGGCATATATTTTGGACATGACATATTGCAAAAAGATGGTAAAACCTTTATTCAACATACTGTGAGATTAGATAAAGAAAACCCATCAGAAGATGATTTAAATTTTCTTTGCAATGTATTTTCTGATGTTCCTAAATCTACTATGATAATCAAAAAGACCAGCTAATAATAGTCAAGTTAATTTTCAAAAAAATAGTTTTTGGAAAAAGAGTATGGCAAACAAACCGTTTTAAAACACGAACGGTTACAGAAATTGGAATAAAATTAAGCGACTTTGTTTAAAGAGTTATTTTCTAGGAACATTTGCTTATGTATTTTGGGATCTCTTTGCTCAAACGGAGTTTGATTTCGGAGAACAGCAAAAATGTAGTTTATAATTTTATGCATTATAGCGACTAAGGCGATTTTAGGCTTTTTGCCTTTAAGGTTTATTTGATAATAATCTAATAGGACTTTATTTATAGGAACTCCATTACGATTGTTACGGATTGAAGCTAGTGCAACAGAATATAATGCTCTTCGACCGATTCGAGTTCCTCTTTTT encodes the following:
- a CDS encoding polyketide cyclase; this encodes MELTFKLEVNAPKEAIWSYYADLEKRHIWEEDLESIKFDGELQTGTTGTMKLEGMPEMSFTLTNIVPNCSYWDRTDVPGVGGIYFGHDILQKDGKTFIQHTVRLDKENPSEDDLNFLCNVFSDVPKSTMIIKKTS
- a CDS encoding DUF1349 domain-containing protein, translating into MEKLYSLINEKVKENSRALIGISGISLSGKTTFANKLKERYQGQYNVYTISLEENQDVLKESLSNINPSKYYYENAYDFSSIKNEIENACKSNDIVIVEGALIFKNTVDINFDIRVWLDCTFTSSIERSDEDKKDLYGDYFMWLQRQHFSIDNPKAKADIIIKNDKILEKDSEVFIDLVNDSSSVDKMKWLYEPKVWKVEEKGIYVETDKVTDFWQRTHYGFRNDNAHMFYIEIEKDFTMTTKVKFNPINQFDQCGLAVRVDEDNWLKTSIEYELDNPPKLGAVVTNLGYSDWSTQELDKQVDEAEFRISRQGNDYKIEVNVLNKGWRQLRICHLHSQKKNVKCGIYCCSPIDSGYNVLFTELKIKEDFF